One Esox lucius isolate fEsoLuc1 chromosome 1, fEsoLuc1.pri, whole genome shotgun sequence genomic region harbors:
- the mlf1 gene encoding myeloid leukemia factor 1 isoform X3, whose amino-acid sequence MFNSLLREFDEDPFFSSSRDPFQAHNERVRQMMRSFSEPFGREFVPSLTDGLDRPRVVARQPNPSLALRADHRDMESRNPFSMLDSMMFGVRNRMEDMHRNFENLSTDSNTHSFSSSSVMTYSKVGDEPPKVFQASSQTRRAPGGIKETRRALKDSESGLEKMSIGHHIQDRGHVVEKKHNKKTGERELNQDFQNLDESEAQSFDEEWQEEVSKFRPFAPASRLEAPKPRAGKQAALTAGPSQGRREKTTPKPEGRKTHIDTVNIKASSKTKQ is encoded by the exons ATGTTTAACAGTCTTCTCAGGGAATTTGACGAGGACCCTTTCTTCTC CTCGTCAAG GGATCCATTCCAGGCACACAATGAGCGAGTACGACAGATGATGCGGAGTTTCTCCGAGCCCTTTGGTCGGGAATTTGTGCCTAGTCTGACTGACGGCTTGGACAGGCCCCGTGTCGTTGCGCGCCAACCCAACCCTAGCCTGGCTTTGCGGGCGGACCACCGG GACATGGAGTCCAGGAACCCATTCAGCATGTTAGACAGCATGATGTTTGGTGTACGGAACAGAATGGAGGACATGCACAGAAACTTT GAGAACCTGTCAACAGACTCCAACACCCACTCTTTCAGCTCCTCTTCAGTGATGACCTACTCCAAGGTTGGAGACGAACCCCCCAAGGTGTTCCAGGCCTCTTCCCAGACACGCCGTGCCCCCGGTGGG ATTAAGGAGACTCGGCGGGCcttgaaggactctgagagtgGCCTGGAGAAGATGTCCATTGGACACCACATCCAGGACCGAGGACACGTAGTggagaaaaaacacaacaagaaGACAGGAGAACGGGAGCTCAACCAGGACTTCCAGAATCTGGATGAAT CCGAGGCGCAGTCCTTTGACGAAGAGTGGCAGGAAGAGGTGTCTAAATTCCGACCATTCGCCCCTGCATCCCGTCTGGAAGCCCCCAAGCCCAGGGCAGGCAAACAGGCAGCTCTCACCGCCGGCCCCAGCCAAGGACGGAG GGagaaaacaaccccaaaaccgGAAGGACGGAAAACACACATTGACACTGTCAACATCAAGGCCTCAAGCAAGACAAAGCAGTAG
- the mlf1 gene encoding myeloid leukemia factor 1 isoform X4: MFNSLLREFDEDPFFSDPFQAHNERVRQMMRSFSEPFGREFVPSLTDGLDRPRVVARQPNPSLALRADHRDMESRNPFSMLDSMMFGVRNRMEDMHRNFENLSTDSNTHSFSSSSVMTYSKVGDEPPKVFQASSQTRRAPGGIKETRRALKDSESGLEKMSIGHHIQDRGHVVEKKHNKKTGERELNQDFQNLDESEAQSFDEEWQEEVSKFRPFAPASRLEAPKPRAGKQAALTAGPSQGRREKTTPKPEGRKTHIDTVNIKASSKTKQ; the protein is encoded by the exons ATGTTTAACAGTCTTCTCAGGGAATTTGACGAGGACCCTTTCTTCTC GGATCCATTCCAGGCACACAATGAGCGAGTACGACAGATGATGCGGAGTTTCTCCGAGCCCTTTGGTCGGGAATTTGTGCCTAGTCTGACTGACGGCTTGGACAGGCCCCGTGTCGTTGCGCGCCAACCCAACCCTAGCCTGGCTTTGCGGGCGGACCACCGG GACATGGAGTCCAGGAACCCATTCAGCATGTTAGACAGCATGATGTTTGGTGTACGGAACAGAATGGAGGACATGCACAGAAACTTT GAGAACCTGTCAACAGACTCCAACACCCACTCTTTCAGCTCCTCTTCAGTGATGACCTACTCCAAGGTTGGAGACGAACCCCCCAAGGTGTTCCAGGCCTCTTCCCAGACACGCCGTGCCCCCGGTGGG ATTAAGGAGACTCGGCGGGCcttgaaggactctgagagtgGCCTGGAGAAGATGTCCATTGGACACCACATCCAGGACCGAGGACACGTAGTggagaaaaaacacaacaagaaGACAGGAGAACGGGAGCTCAACCAGGACTTCCAGAATCTGGATGAAT CCGAGGCGCAGTCCTTTGACGAAGAGTGGCAGGAAGAGGTGTCTAAATTCCGACCATTCGCCCCTGCATCCCGTCTGGAAGCCCCCAAGCCCAGGGCAGGCAAACAGGCAGCTCTCACCGCCGGCCCCAGCCAAGGACGGAG GGagaaaacaaccccaaaaccgGAAGGACGGAAAACACACATTGACACTGTCAACATCAAGGCCTCAAGCAAGACAAAGCAGTAG
- the med29 gene encoding mediator of RNA polymerase II transcription subunit 29 — translation MAAQQQPGGPIPQSGMQQAATLQQQLSQQQDFDPVHRFKMLIPQLKESLQNVMKIASLNLGHNTSIDNGIKSSDASVQRFDKSLEEFYALCDQLELCLRLAYECLSQSIDSAKHSPNLVPTATKPDTVQTESLSYSQYLSMIKSQISCAKDIHNALLECSKKIAGKGQPQGIL, via the exons ATGGCAGCGCAACAACAACCTGGTGGCCCGATTCCTCAAAGTGGAATGCAGCAAGCTGCTACACTTCAACAACAATTGAGTCAACAGCAAGATTTTGACCCTGTTCATCGATTCAAAATGCTTATTCCACAATTAAAAGAGAGTCTCCAG AATGTCATGAAGATTGCCTCTTTAAATTTGGGACATAATACATCAATTGACAATGGCAT AAAGAGCAGCGATGCTAGTGTACAGCGGTTTGACAAGAGCCTGGAAGAGTTTTATGCCCTATGTGATCAACTGGAGCTCTGCttg CGGCTTGCCTATGAGTGCCTGTCTCAGAGCATTGACAGTGCCAAGCACTCTCCCAACCTGGTTCCCACAGCCACCAAGCCAGACACTGTACAGACAGAGTCTCTGTCCTACTCCCAGTATCTTAGTATGATCAAGTCACAGATCTCCTGCGCCAAAGATATTCACAATGCCCTATTGGAGTGCTCCAAGAAAATCGCAGGAAAGGGCCAGCCACAAGGAATATTGTAG
- the mlf1 gene encoding myeloid leukemia factor 1 isoform X1, whose translation MFNSLLREFDEDPFFSSSRDPFQAHNERVRQMMRSFSEPFGREFVPSLTDGLDRPRVVARQPNPSLALRADHRGMSLSLSPFSSVDSTDMESRNPFSMLDSMMFGVRNRMEDMHRNFENLSTDSNTHSFSSSSVMTYSKVGDEPPKVFQASSQTRRAPGGIKETRRALKDSESGLEKMSIGHHIQDRGHVVEKKHNKKTGERELNQDFQNLDESEAQSFDEEWQEEVSKFRPFAPASRLEAPKPRAGKQAALTAGPSQGRREKTTPKPEGRKTHIDTVNIKASSKTKQ comes from the exons ATGTTTAACAGTCTTCTCAGGGAATTTGACGAGGACCCTTTCTTCTC CTCGTCAAG GGATCCATTCCAGGCACACAATGAGCGAGTACGACAGATGATGCGGAGTTTCTCCGAGCCCTTTGGTCGGGAATTTGTGCCTAGTCTGACTGACGGCTTGGACAGGCCCCGTGTCGTTGCGCGCCAACCCAACCCTAGCCTGGCTTTGCGGGCGGACCACCGG GGGATGAGCCTGTCACTTTCACCTTTCAGCAGTGTTGATAGCACG GACATGGAGTCCAGGAACCCATTCAGCATGTTAGACAGCATGATGTTTGGTGTACGGAACAGAATGGAGGACATGCACAGAAACTTT GAGAACCTGTCAACAGACTCCAACACCCACTCTTTCAGCTCCTCTTCAGTGATGACCTACTCCAAGGTTGGAGACGAACCCCCCAAGGTGTTCCAGGCCTCTTCCCAGACACGCCGTGCCCCCGGTGGG ATTAAGGAGACTCGGCGGGCcttgaaggactctgagagtgGCCTGGAGAAGATGTCCATTGGACACCACATCCAGGACCGAGGACACGTAGTggagaaaaaacacaacaagaaGACAGGAGAACGGGAGCTCAACCAGGACTTCCAGAATCTGGATGAAT CCGAGGCGCAGTCCTTTGACGAAGAGTGGCAGGAAGAGGTGTCTAAATTCCGACCATTCGCCCCTGCATCCCGTCTGGAAGCCCCCAAGCCCAGGGCAGGCAAACAGGCAGCTCTCACCGCCGGCCCCAGCCAAGGACGGAG GGagaaaacaaccccaaaaccgGAAGGACGGAAAACACACATTGACACTGTCAACATCAAGGCCTCAAGCAAGACAAAGCAGTAG
- the mlf1 gene encoding myeloid leukemia factor 1 isoform X2: MFNSLLREFDEDPFFSDPFQAHNERVRQMMRSFSEPFGREFVPSLTDGLDRPRVVARQPNPSLALRADHRGMSLSLSPFSSVDSTDMESRNPFSMLDSMMFGVRNRMEDMHRNFENLSTDSNTHSFSSSSVMTYSKVGDEPPKVFQASSQTRRAPGGIKETRRALKDSESGLEKMSIGHHIQDRGHVVEKKHNKKTGERELNQDFQNLDESEAQSFDEEWQEEVSKFRPFAPASRLEAPKPRAGKQAALTAGPSQGRREKTTPKPEGRKTHIDTVNIKASSKTKQ, translated from the exons ATGTTTAACAGTCTTCTCAGGGAATTTGACGAGGACCCTTTCTTCTC GGATCCATTCCAGGCACACAATGAGCGAGTACGACAGATGATGCGGAGTTTCTCCGAGCCCTTTGGTCGGGAATTTGTGCCTAGTCTGACTGACGGCTTGGACAGGCCCCGTGTCGTTGCGCGCCAACCCAACCCTAGCCTGGCTTTGCGGGCGGACCACCGG GGGATGAGCCTGTCACTTTCACCTTTCAGCAGTGTTGATAGCACG GACATGGAGTCCAGGAACCCATTCAGCATGTTAGACAGCATGATGTTTGGTGTACGGAACAGAATGGAGGACATGCACAGAAACTTT GAGAACCTGTCAACAGACTCCAACACCCACTCTTTCAGCTCCTCTTCAGTGATGACCTACTCCAAGGTTGGAGACGAACCCCCCAAGGTGTTCCAGGCCTCTTCCCAGACACGCCGTGCCCCCGGTGGG ATTAAGGAGACTCGGCGGGCcttgaaggactctgagagtgGCCTGGAGAAGATGTCCATTGGACACCACATCCAGGACCGAGGACACGTAGTggagaaaaaacacaacaagaaGACAGGAGAACGGGAGCTCAACCAGGACTTCCAGAATCTGGATGAAT CCGAGGCGCAGTCCTTTGACGAAGAGTGGCAGGAAGAGGTGTCTAAATTCCGACCATTCGCCCCTGCATCCCGTCTGGAAGCCCCCAAGCCCAGGGCAGGCAAACAGGCAGCTCTCACCGCCGGCCCCAGCCAAGGACGGAG GGagaaaacaaccccaaaaccgGAAGGACGGAAAACACACATTGACACTGTCAACATCAAGGCCTCAAGCAAGACAAAGCAGTAG